In one Bartonella grahamii subsp. shimonis genomic region, the following are encoded:
- a CDS encoding MFS transporter, producing the protein MSINLEMQGTSNRNSPRRILFASLIGPTIEFFDFYVFATAAALIFPHVFFPTQNDQIAILQSFLIFGAAFFARPFGSIVFGHFGDKIGRKATLIASLLTMGLSTVIIGFLPTYETVGWFAPFLLTLCRIGQGMGLGGEWGGAVLLATENAPPEKRGWYAMFPQLGVPIGLFLSIAVYLGLLHFLDHDELLAWGWRIPFIASVFFMIIGLWVRLSINETVQFKKTLESRERVKVPIIDVFLKCPRILFLGIFSGMATFVLFYLVTAYLLSYSTNHLQLPFYQALQVEIVGAIFCGIFTVITGRLADRIRRRTLMIWITIITGIYSFAIPYFLNSGVMGVLAMSVIGLSIMGMIYSPLGAVLASPYPTEIRYTGSSITFNLSGIVGASLAPYIAEYLVQHFDTSYIGYYLLLASFISLICFVGFTDEEISN; encoded by the coding sequence ATGTCTATAAACTTAGAAATGCAAGGTACAAGCAACAGAAATTCGCCTCGTCGCATTTTGTTTGCAAGCCTTATTGGACCAACAATTGAATTCTTTGATTTCTATGTCTTTGCTACTGCCGCAGCTCTCATATTTCCTCATGTGTTTTTTCCAACACAAAATGATCAGATTGCCATTTTACAATCTTTCCTGATCTTTGGAGCGGCCTTTTTTGCGCGCCCCTTTGGATCAATTGTTTTTGGACATTTTGGAGATAAAATTGGGAGAAAAGCAACACTTATCGCCTCTCTTCTCACAATGGGTCTTTCAACAGTCATTATTGGTTTTCTTCCTACTTATGAAACCGTTGGGTGGTTTGCCCCTTTCCTCTTAACCTTGTGTCGTATTGGACAGGGAATGGGATTAGGAGGAGAATGGGGAGGAGCTGTTTTGCTTGCAACAGAAAATGCCCCCCCAGAAAAGCGTGGCTGGTATGCGATGTTCCCCCAATTGGGCGTTCCAATCGGTTTGTTTTTATCCATTGCTGTTTATTTAGGTCTATTACACTTCCTTGATCATGATGAACTTTTAGCTTGGGGATGGCGTATTCCTTTTATTGCTTCAGTTTTTTTCATGATTATAGGATTATGGGTCCGTCTTTCAATCAATGAAACTGTTCAATTCAAAAAAACTCTTGAAAGTAGAGAACGTGTCAAAGTTCCTATCATTGATGTCTTTTTAAAATGTCCACGAATCCTATTTCTTGGAATATTTTCTGGTATGGCAACATTTGTTTTGTTTTACTTGGTCACTGCATATTTGTTAAGCTACTCAACAAACCATCTGCAATTGCCATTTTATCAAGCTCTCCAAGTCGAAATTGTTGGTGCTATTTTCTGTGGAATTTTTACTGTCATCACTGGAAGACTCGCTGATCGTATTAGACGTAGAACTTTGATGATTTGGATTACAATCATCACCGGTATCTATTCTTTTGCAATCCCTTATTTCTTAAATTCTGGAGTTATGGGAGTCCTTGCAATGTCTGTTATCGGTTTGTCTATCATGGGGATGATATACAGTCCTCTTGGTGCTGTTTTGGCTTCACCATACCCAACAGAAATTCGATATACTGGTTCTTCTATTACTTTCAACTTATCGGGTATCGTAGGAGCCTCTCTTGCACCTTATATTGCAGAATATTTGGTACAACATTTCGATACATCTTATATCGGCTATTATTTGCTTCTTGCTTCTTTTATTTCACTGATTTGCTTCGTGGGATTTACAGATGAGGAAATATCCAACTAA
- a CDS encoding DNA polymerase III subunit chi yields the protein MDILFYHLTQSTLKDILPTLVERALARFGKVTIQCVSEEQRDSMDMHLWVYADESFIGHGTECDQYSNFQPVFLTTGQENPNDSKIRFLIEGAVCSNIDTYQRLVVIFDGRNDEQLSLVRAQWKKYKMENHNLTYWQQTEDRCWEKQV from the coding sequence ATCATTTGACGCAGTCAACGCTGAAAGACATTTTGCCAACGCTTGTAGAGCGTGCATTGGCTCGTTTTGGTAAGGTAACAATACAATGTGTAAGTGAAGAACAACGCGATTCTATGGATATGCATTTATGGGTTTATGCGGATGAATCATTTATTGGACATGGAACTGAGTGTGATCAATATTCAAACTTTCAGCCTGTATTTCTGACGACAGGACAAGAAAATCCGAATGATTCAAAGATTCGTTTTCTCATAGAGGGAGCCGTGTGTTCGAATATTGATACTTATCAACGGCTTGTTGTGATATTTGATGGTAGAAATGATGAGCAGTTGAGTCTTGTTCGTGCACAGTGGAAAAAATATAAAATGGAAAATCATAATTTAACGTATTGGCAACAGACTGAAGATCGTTGTTGGGAAAAACAGGTTTAA